In Corylus avellana chromosome ca2, CavTom2PMs-1.0, the following proteins share a genomic window:
- the LOC132168449 gene encoding protein DEFECTIVE IN MERISTEM SILENCING 3-like isoform X1, giving the protein MFQPSNQLAIEKPISIKDSSTLMQVDQNETNVVVKDEMQNGGSAHAETIIHHSKKIQDDLHMLGMKIKEHEENIKSLKTQNNKLDDSILDLQAKCRTSRTSKIEHENNSQLQTEEQTTEQILQHEKSAAGILCQLKKLDGTQASHLPLTKDVLGIVATLGKVDDDNLSRLFAEYLGVETMLAIVCKTYEGVKALETYDNEGCINKSSGLHRLGASIGRALDGRFLVICLENLIPYVGGFVAGDPQRRLDIIKPRLPNGECPPGFLGFAVNMINVDNTNLFCLTASGYGLREMLFYNLFSRLQVYRTRAEMLLALPCISDGALSLDGGMIRSTGVFSLGNREDVDVKFPKPLVTSTLCENYIEAESQVKEMKWKKEKMLEDMKREEALLHAAKFDFDKKKQEFLKSLAQSSSYATQNCSAPKPPLCSSFSLTKELPIIKTSMPSSRLLMDSQMEGDSYLTNLLHEGSQLDNELMGSSNLMDQMSPSPVEIESSARRRRGSNFTIEEDNLLVSAWLNTNLDSMQGNEQNHTTYWRRIWEYFHENKTFISKRTQLSLLNRWSLINKSSAKFCGYLAEIEAMHQSGVNEQDKIAKAKLMFHKFQKTSFQFQHCWNVLRCQPKWINDKVKSRKRLFAMTCSPTPDSINVGENDIFTNDFVDSERPLGGKVENERLNKQNSKNSVNVDVAGILNEVNEEKKMELIGETFVQEQERLRILLEHEQERLRFKQEKLRAEQARKDDKIMLMDTSGLSKVQKEYIQHRQMKIVESRRRK; this is encoded by the exons ATGTTTCAACCAAGTAACCAG CTTGCGATTGAAAAGCCAATATCCATCAAAGATTCATCAACACTGATGCAAGTTGATCAGAACGAGACCAATGTAGTTGTGAAGGATGAAATGCAAAATGGTGGATCTGCGCATGCCGAAACCATCATACACCATTCTAAG AAGATTCAAGATGATCTACATATGCTAGGgatgaaaataaaagagcaCGAGGAAAACATAAAATCTCTGAAGACTCAAAATAACAAGTTAGATGACTCTATTCTTGATTTGCAAG CCAAGTGTCGTACCTCAAGAACTTCTAAGATTGAACATGAGAACAACTCCCAACTTCAGACTGAGGAGCAAACAACTGAACAGATTCTACAGCATGAAAAATCTGCTGCTGGCATTTTGTGTCAATTGAAAAAACTGGATGGTACTCAGGCTTCCCATCTTCCATTGACCAAGGATGTGCTGGGGATTGTTGCTACACTTGGAAAAGTAGACGATGATAATCTTAGCAG GCTTTTCGCAGAGTACTTAGGAGTGGAGACCATGCTGGCGATTGTCTGTAAGACATACGAAGGTGTTAAAGCTCTAGAAACATATGACAATGAAGGCTGCATAAATAAAAGTTCTGGTCTTCACAGGCTTGGGGCTTCCATTGGGAGGGCTTTGGATGGCCGATTTCTCGTTATTTGTCTTGAAAATCTAAT ACCATATGTGGGTGGGTTTGTAGCTGGTGACCCACAAAGAAGGCTCGATATTATAAAGCCAAGGTTACCTAATGGGGAGTGTCCACCTGGGTTTCTTGGGTTTGCTGTGAATATGATCAACGTTGACAACACAAACTTATTTTGTCTCACAGCCAGCGGGTACGGTCTCCGGGAGATGCTATTTTATAATCTCTTCTCTCGTCTGCAAGTATATAGAACAAGGGCAGAAATGTTACTTGCTCTTCCTTGTATAAGTGATGGAGCTCTTTCTTTAGATGGAGGGATGATTAGGAGTACGGGTGTTTTTTCCCTGGGAAATCG GGAAGATGTAGATGTGAAATTCCCCAAGCCCTTGGtgacatcaactctatgtgaaAACTACATTGAAGCTGAGAGTCAGGTCAAGGAgatgaaatggaaaaaagaaaagatgctGGAAGATATGAAGAGAGAAGAAGCATTATTGCACGCTGCAAAGTTTGATTTTGataaaaagaagcaagaatTTCTCAAGTCCCTTGCTCAAAGCTCATCCTATGCAACTCAG AACTGCTCGGCTCCAAAGCCTCCACTTTGCAGTTCTTTCTCCCTGACAAAGGAACTCCCTATAATCAAAACGAGCATGCCATCTTCAAG GCTATTAATGGACTCGCAAATGGAAGGAGACTCATACTTAACCAATCTTTTGCATGAGGGGTCTCAGCTTGATAATGAGTTGATGGGATCTTCAAATCTAATGGATCAAATGTCTCCGTCCCCAGTTGAAATAGAATCTAGTGCTAGGAGACGACGGGGTAGTAACTTCACCATAGAAGAAGATAATCTCCTTGTATCGGCGTGGCTAAATACTAATTTGGATTCAATGCAAGGAAATGAGCAAAACCATACTACATACTGGAGGAGAATTTGGGAGTACTTCCATGAGAATAAGACCTTCATTTCTAAACGTACGCAGCTATCTCTATTGAATCGATGGTCACTAATTAATAAGAGCTCAGCGAAGTTTTGTGGATACTTGGCCGAGATTGAAGCAATGCATCAAAGTGGTGTGAATGAGCAAGACAAG ATTGCCAAGGCGAAACTTATGTTTCACAAATTTCAGAAAACTTCATTTCAATTTCAACATTGTTGGAATGTGTTGAGGTGCCAACCAAAATGGATTAATGACAAGgtaaaatcaagaaaaagacTATTTGCAATGACATGTTCTCCTACTCCAGATTCGATAAATGTTGGGGAAAATGATATCTTCACCAATGACTTTGTAGATTCGGAGAGACCACTAGGCGGGAAGGTTGAAAATGAACGattgaataaacaaaatagCAAAAATAGTGTGAATGTGGATGTTGCAGGGATACTAAATGAGGTaaatgaagagaagaaaatggaacTTATTGGGGAAACATTTGTTCAAGAGCAAGAGAGACTTCGTATTCTGCTTGAGCACGAGCAAGAGAGACTTCGATTTAAGCAAGAAAAGCTTCGAGCGGAACAAGCAAGGAAGGATGACAAAATTATGCTGATGGATACAAGTGGCTTGtctaaagttcaaaaagaaTATATTCAACATCGCCAAATGAAAATCGTTGAAAGTCGAAGGAGGAAATAG
- the LOC132168449 gene encoding protein DEFECTIVE IN MERISTEM SILENCING 3-like isoform X2 has protein sequence MFQPSNQLAIEKPISIKDSSTLMQVDQNETNVVVKDEMQNGGSAHAETIIHHSKKIQDDLHMLGMKIKEHEENIKSLKTQNNKLDDSILDLQAKCRTSRTSKIEHENNSQLQTEEQTTEQILQHEKSAAGILCQLKKLDGTQASHLPLTKDVLGIVATLGKVDDDNLSRLFAEYLGVETMLAIVCKTYEGVKALETYDNEGCINKSSGLHRLGASIGRALDGRFLVICLENLIPYVGGFVAGDPQRRLDIIKPRLPNGECPPGFLGFAVNMINVDNTNLFCLTASGYGLREMLFYNLFSRLQVYRTRAEMLLALPCISDGALSLDGGMIRSTGVFSLGNREDVDVKFPKPLVTSTLCENYIEAESQVKEMKWKKEKMLEDMKREEALLHAAKFDFDKKKQEFLKSLAQSSSYATQNCSAPKPPLCSSFSLTKELPIIKTSMPSSRLLMDSQMEGDSYLTNLLHEGSQLDNELMGSSNLMDQMSPSPVEIESSARRRRGSNFTIEEDNLLVSAWLNTNLDSMQGNEQNHTTYWRRIWEYFHENKTFISKRTQLSLLNRWSLINKSSAKFCGYLAEIEAMHQSGVNEQDKIAKAKLMFHKFQKTSFQFQHCWNVLRCQPKWINDKIRRDH, from the exons ATGTTTCAACCAAGTAACCAG CTTGCGATTGAAAAGCCAATATCCATCAAAGATTCATCAACACTGATGCAAGTTGATCAGAACGAGACCAATGTAGTTGTGAAGGATGAAATGCAAAATGGTGGATCTGCGCATGCCGAAACCATCATACACCATTCTAAG AAGATTCAAGATGATCTACATATGCTAGGgatgaaaataaaagagcaCGAGGAAAACATAAAATCTCTGAAGACTCAAAATAACAAGTTAGATGACTCTATTCTTGATTTGCAAG CCAAGTGTCGTACCTCAAGAACTTCTAAGATTGAACATGAGAACAACTCCCAACTTCAGACTGAGGAGCAAACAACTGAACAGATTCTACAGCATGAAAAATCTGCTGCTGGCATTTTGTGTCAATTGAAAAAACTGGATGGTACTCAGGCTTCCCATCTTCCATTGACCAAGGATGTGCTGGGGATTGTTGCTACACTTGGAAAAGTAGACGATGATAATCTTAGCAG GCTTTTCGCAGAGTACTTAGGAGTGGAGACCATGCTGGCGATTGTCTGTAAGACATACGAAGGTGTTAAAGCTCTAGAAACATATGACAATGAAGGCTGCATAAATAAAAGTTCTGGTCTTCACAGGCTTGGGGCTTCCATTGGGAGGGCTTTGGATGGCCGATTTCTCGTTATTTGTCTTGAAAATCTAAT ACCATATGTGGGTGGGTTTGTAGCTGGTGACCCACAAAGAAGGCTCGATATTATAAAGCCAAGGTTACCTAATGGGGAGTGTCCACCTGGGTTTCTTGGGTTTGCTGTGAATATGATCAACGTTGACAACACAAACTTATTTTGTCTCACAGCCAGCGGGTACGGTCTCCGGGAGATGCTATTTTATAATCTCTTCTCTCGTCTGCAAGTATATAGAACAAGGGCAGAAATGTTACTTGCTCTTCCTTGTATAAGTGATGGAGCTCTTTCTTTAGATGGAGGGATGATTAGGAGTACGGGTGTTTTTTCCCTGGGAAATCG GGAAGATGTAGATGTGAAATTCCCCAAGCCCTTGGtgacatcaactctatgtgaaAACTACATTGAAGCTGAGAGTCAGGTCAAGGAgatgaaatggaaaaaagaaaagatgctGGAAGATATGAAGAGAGAAGAAGCATTATTGCACGCTGCAAAGTTTGATTTTGataaaaagaagcaagaatTTCTCAAGTCCCTTGCTCAAAGCTCATCCTATGCAACTCAG AACTGCTCGGCTCCAAAGCCTCCACTTTGCAGTTCTTTCTCCCTGACAAAGGAACTCCCTATAATCAAAACGAGCATGCCATCTTCAAG GCTATTAATGGACTCGCAAATGGAAGGAGACTCATACTTAACCAATCTTTTGCATGAGGGGTCTCAGCTTGATAATGAGTTGATGGGATCTTCAAATCTAATGGATCAAATGTCTCCGTCCCCAGTTGAAATAGAATCTAGTGCTAGGAGACGACGGGGTAGTAACTTCACCATAGAAGAAGATAATCTCCTTGTATCGGCGTGGCTAAATACTAATTTGGATTCAATGCAAGGAAATGAGCAAAACCATACTACATACTGGAGGAGAATTTGGGAGTACTTCCATGAGAATAAGACCTTCATTTCTAAACGTACGCAGCTATCTCTATTGAATCGATGGTCACTAATTAATAAGAGCTCAGCGAAGTTTTGTGGATACTTGGCCGAGATTGAAGCAATGCATCAAAGTGGTGTGAATGAGCAAGACAAG ATTGCCAAGGCGAAACTTATGTTTCACAAATTTCAGAAAACTTCATTTCAATTTCAACATTGTTGGAATGTGTTGAGGTGCCAACCAAAATGGATTAATGACAAG ATTCGGAGAGACCACTAG